The genomic region CCGTCTTTGGCGACCGTGACCGTCTGATGCAGTTGTTCAACAATTTGCTGGAAAATAGCCTGCGCTACACGGACAGCGGCGGCGGTTTGCAAATATCCGCCGGCCTGCACGATAAACGGGTATGGGTGACCTTCGCCGACTCTGCGCCGGGCGTCAGCGACGATCAATTGCAAAAACTGTTTGCGCGCTTTTATCGCGCTGAAGGCTCGCGCAATCGCGCCAGCGGGGGTTCCGGGTTGGGGCTGGCGATTTGTGTCAACATCGTCGATGCACATAACGGGCATATACAGGCGGCCCACTCGCCTTTTGGCGGGGTTAGCATTACAGTAGACTTACCGCTGGAACGGGATTTACAGAGAGAGATATGACTGAATTACCCATTGATGAAAACACCCCGCGTATTTTGATCGTGGAAGATGAACCCAAGCTGGGACAGTTACTTATCGACTATCTACGCGCCGCGAGCTTTGCCCCTTCGCTTATCAGCCATGGTGATCAGGTTCTGCCGTATGTGCGACAGAGCCCGCCGGATCTCATCCTGCTGGATCTAATGCTGCCCGGCACAGACGGCCTGACGCTGTGTCGCGAAATCCGTCGTTTCTCTGACGTTCCTGTCGTGATGGTGACGGCGAAAATTGAAGAGATCGACAGACTGCTGGGACTGGAAATTGGTGCAGATGATTACATCTGCAAACCCTACAGCCCGCGTGAAGTGGTCGCCCGCGTAAAAACTATTTTGCGCCGCTGCAAGCCGCAGCGTGAACTCCAGCAGATCGATGCAGAAAGCCCGCTGATTGTCGATGAAGGTCGCTTTCAAGCCTCCTGGCGTGGCAAACTTCTCGACCTGACGCCCGCAGAATTTCGTTTGCTCAAAACCCTGTCACACGAACCCGGTAAAGTGTTCTCCCGCGAACAGTTGTTGAATCATCTCTACGATGATTATCGCGTGGTCACAGACCGGACTATCGACAGCCATATCAAGAACCTGCGTCGCAAACTGGAAGCGCTAGACGAAGAACAGTCGTTTATCCGCGCGGTATACGGCGTCGGCTATCGCTGGGAAGCCGACGCATGCCGGATCGCCTGATGGCGCTTCGCTTATCAGGCCTACGGTTTGTGCTGTAGGCCATTCGGCGATTTTCTTTACCTCCTCGCCCCGCAGCGCTACAATGCCCGCCCTTAAAGTGAGGACTCTCCTCTAACCGCTTCATCAGGTGAAGCGGATCTGACCTGTCATCAGAACGAGAAAATTATGTTTAAACCGGAACTCCTTTCCCCGGCGGGAACGCTGAAAAATATGCGTTACGCGTTCGCCTATGGCGCAGATGCCGTTTATGCGGGCCAACCGCGTTATTCACTGCGCGTGCGAAATAACGAATTCAACCACGAAAATCTCCAGCTCGGTATTAATGAAGCTCATGCGCTGGGGAAAAAATTCTATGTGGTTGTTAATATTGCCCCGCACAACGCGAAGCTGAAAACCTTTATCCGCGACCTCAAACCGGTGGTGGAAATGGGTCCGGATGCCCTGATCATGTCTGACCCGGGGCTGATTATGCTGGTCCGTGAACACTTCCCACAGATGGCGATTCACCTTTCCGTACAGGCTAACGCCGTCAACTGGGCAACGGTGAAGTTCTGGCAATCCATGGGGCTGACACGCGTGATCCTCTCCCGCGAACTGTCTCTGGAAGAAATCGAAGAGATCCGCCAACAGGTGCCGGAAATGGAGATTGAAATCTTCGTTCACGGTGCGCTGTGCATGGCCTACTCTGGCCGCTGCCTGCTTTCTGGCTATATTAACAAGCGCGATCCGAACCAGGGCACCTGCACCAACGCCTGTCGCTGGGAGTACAACGTACAGGAAGGCAAAGAGGATGTGGTCGGCAATATCGTTCACAAATATGAGCCAATTCCGGTACAGAACGTTGAGCCGACGCTGGGTATCGGCGCGCCTACCGATAAAGTGTTTATGATTGAAGAGGCGCAACGTCCGGGCGAGTACATGACCGCCTTCGAAGACGAGCACGGCACCTACATCATGAACTCGAAAGATCTGCGCGCTGTCGCCCATGTTGAACGTCTGACACAAATGGGCGTCCATTCGCTGAAAATCGAAGGCCGCACCAAATCTTATTACTATTGCGCCCGCACCGCGCGGGTTTACCGCAAAGCCATTGACGATGCCGCCGCGGGCAAGCCGTTTAATCCCGAGCTGCTGGAAACGCTGGAAGGACTGGCGCATCGTGGCTACACCGAGGGTTTCCTGCGTCGCCATACCCATGACGACTACCAGAACTACGAATACGGTTTCTCGGTTTCCGAGCGTCAGCAGTTTGTCGGTGAATTTACCGGTGAGCGTAACGGCGATCTGGCAGCGGTGCTGGTGAAAAACAAATTCTCCGTTGGCGATAGCCTTGAAATGATGACCCCGCAGGGCAACATCAATTTCACGCTTGAGCACATGGAGAACGCCAGGGGAGAAGCGATGCCGGTTGCGCCGGGCGATGGTTACACCGTCTGGATCCCGGTTCCGCAGGATGTGGCTCTGGATTATGCGCTGCTCATGCGCAATTTTTCCGGGGAATCGACGCGGAATCCGCACGGTAAATAGTTAATCACGGTTATTTTTTCACGCCAGGATGATTCTTAGAAATCGATCACATACCGCTTCGTTCTTTACGGGTATTATCCATTTCGCTGAAAAACATAACCCATAAATGCTAGCTGTACCAGGAACCACCTCCTTAGCCTGCGTAATCTCCCTTACGCAGGCTTATTTTTTTGTCGTCCTCTCATCCCCGTGACTATTTTCAGCCTGTTCTGACCCCTCTCCCGCGTTTCTGCTATACACTTTTCTACAGCGATTCAACAACGATAAGGCAGTAAAGGAATGACGACGTTTCCCGCCAGTTTGCTCATTTTAAACGGTAAAAGTGCAGACAACTCACTGCTTCGGGAAGCCATTGGGCTGCTTCGCGACGAAGGCGTTACCCTTCACGTTCGCGTCACCTGGGAAAAAGGTGATGCCGAGCGCTACGTCGCAGAAGCGCGTGCGCTGGGCGTTGAAACGGTGATAGCCGGTGGCGGAGACGGCACAATCAACGAAGTGTCGACGGCATTAACTCAGTGTCAGGGTAACGACATTCCCGCCATGGGCATTCTGCCACTGGGTACCGCAAACGACTTCGCGACCAGCATTGGGATCCCTGAGCAACTGGACAAAGCGCTGAAGCTGGCGATTGCCGGAAATGCCGTAGCGATTGATATCGCCCGGGTCAACGACAACACCTGTTTTATCAATATGGCGACTGGCGGTTTTGGTACCCGTATTACCACTGAGACGCCGGAAAAACTCAAAGCCGCTTTGGGCGGCGTGTCGTATATCATTCACGGCCTGATGCGCATGGATACGCTCAAGCCTGATCGCTGTGAGATTCGGGGGGAGAATTTTCACTGGCAAGGCGACGCGCTAATAATTGGTATTGGTAATGGCCGCCAGGCCGGTGGCGGGCAACAACTGTGCCCAGAGGCCTTAATCAATGATGGTCTGCTGCAACTGCGAATTTTCACCGGCGATGAGATTCTTCCCGCGCTCTTTTCCACCCTCAAGCCCCAGGAAGAAAACCCGAATATCATCGACGGGTCATCCGCCTGGTTTGATATTCGGGCACCGCATGACATTACCTTCAATCTGGACGGTGAACCGCTGAGCGGACAGGAATTTCATATTGAAATCTTGCCCGCCGCGTTGCGTTGTCGTCTCCCGCCCGATTGCCCGTTACTGCGTTAATCCATCAGGCAATCGTAATTTTGCTGTCCAGATAGACATCCTGCACGGCGTTGATCAGCTTCACGCCGTCAGCCATTGATTTCTTGAATGCTTTTCGACCGAGGATCAGCCCCATGCCGCCTGCGCGCTTATTGATAACCGCCGTGCGCACCGCGTCAGCAAGGTCCGTCTCACCGCCTGCGGCACCGCCAGAGTTTATCAACCCTGCGCGTCCCATATAGCAGTTCGCCAGTTGATAACGCACCAGGTCGATCGGGTTGTCACTGGTCAGTTTGTTATAGACGCGATCGTCGGTGTAGCCATAATTAACGGCCTTATAACCGCCATTATTTTCCGCCATTTTCTGTTTTACGATATCCGCGCCAATCGTTGCTGCCAGATGGTTCGCCTGACCGGTTAAATCGGCAGAAACGTGATAGTCCACGCCCTCTTTTTTAAATGCTGAATTGCGCAGATACGCCCACAGCACGGTGACCATCCCTAACTCGTGCGCGCGTTCGAAGGCGGCAGAAATCTCCTCAATCTGTCGACGTGACTCTTCTGAGCCAAAGTAGATCGTTGCCCCCACCGCAACCGCGCCAAGATTAAACGCCTGCTCCACGCTGGCATACAGCGTCTGGTCATAGGTATTCGGGTAACTCAGGGTTTCGTTATGATTGAGCTTCACCAGAAACGGAATGCGATGCGCATAGCGGCGGGATACCGATGCCAGCACGCCATAGGTCGAGGCCACACAGTTACACCCG from Citrobacter sp. RHB25-C09 harbors:
- the fbaB gene encoding class I fructose-bisphosphate aldolase — protein: MTDIAQVLGKDADSLLQHRCMTIPSDQLYLPGHDYVDRVMVDNNRPPAVLRNMQTLYNTGRLAGTGYLSILPVDQGVEHSAGASFAANPLYFDPKNIVELAIEAGCNCVASTYGVLASVSRRYAHRIPFLVKLNHNETLSYPNTYDQTLYASVEQAFNLGAVAVGATIYFGSEESRRQIEEISAAFERAHELGMVTVLWAYLRNSAFKKEGVDYHVSADLTGQANHLAATIGADIVKQKMAENNGGYKAVNYGYTDDRVYNKLTSDNPIDLVRYQLANCYMGRAGLINSGGAAGGETDLADAVRTAVINKRAGGMGLILGRKAFKKSMADGVKLINAVQDVYLDSKITIA
- the yegS gene encoding lipid kinase YegS; amino-acid sequence: MTTFPASLLILNGKSADNSLLREAIGLLRDEGVTLHVRVTWEKGDAERYVAEARALGVETVIAGGGDGTINEVSTALTQCQGNDIPAMGILPLGTANDFATSIGIPEQLDKALKLAIAGNAVAIDIARVNDNTCFINMATGGFGTRITTETPEKLKAALGGVSYIIHGLMRMDTLKPDRCEIRGENFHWQGDALIIGIGNGRQAGGGQQLCPEALINDGLLQLRIFTGDEILPALFSTLKPQEENPNIIDGSSAWFDIRAPHDITFNLDGEPLSGQEFHIEILPAALRCRLPPDCPLLR
- the baeR gene encoding two-component system response regulator BaeR, giving the protein MTELPIDENTPRILIVEDEPKLGQLLIDYLRAASFAPSLISHGDQVLPYVRQSPPDLILLDLMLPGTDGLTLCREIRRFSDVPVVMVTAKIEEIDRLLGLEIGADDYICKPYSPREVVARVKTILRRCKPQRELQQIDAESPLIVDEGRFQASWRGKLLDLTPAEFRLLKTLSHEPGKVFSREQLLNHLYDDYRVVTDRTIDSHIKNLRRKLEALDEEQSFIRAVYGVGYRWEADACRIA
- the yegQ gene encoding tRNA 5-hydroxyuridine modification protein YegQ, whose amino-acid sequence is MFKPELLSPAGTLKNMRYAFAYGADAVYAGQPRYSLRVRNNEFNHENLQLGINEAHALGKKFYVVVNIAPHNAKLKTFIRDLKPVVEMGPDALIMSDPGLIMLVREHFPQMAIHLSVQANAVNWATVKFWQSMGLTRVILSRELSLEEIEEIRQQVPEMEIEIFVHGALCMAYSGRCLLSGYINKRDPNQGTCTNACRWEYNVQEGKEDVVGNIVHKYEPIPVQNVEPTLGIGAPTDKVFMIEEAQRPGEYMTAFEDEHGTYIMNSKDLRAVAHVERLTQMGVHSLKIEGRTKSYYYCARTARVYRKAIDDAAAGKPFNPELLETLEGLAHRGYTEGFLRRHTHDDYQNYEYGFSVSERQQFVGEFTGERNGDLAAVLVKNKFSVGDSLEMMTPQGNINFTLEHMENARGEAMPVAPGDGYTVWIPVPQDVALDYALLMRNFSGESTRNPHGK